From Rhodamnia argentea isolate NSW1041297 chromosome 10, ASM2092103v1, whole genome shotgun sequence, a single genomic window includes:
- the LOC115732196 gene encoding serine carboxypeptidase-like 45 isoform X2: protein MHLQLVPWLTAATLCVTLTGICSSSTLSTVSDADRIVSLPGQPKVCFSQYAGYITVHKKQQRDLFYYFAEAEADPRSKPLVLWLNGGPGCSSVGIGAFSEHGPFKPSGDVLRKNDYSWNKEANMLYLESPAGVGFSYSVNNSYYISVDDKMTAKDNLAFLRNWFKKFPEYKNRDLFITGESYAGHYVPQLAKLIVQSKLFNLKGIAIGNPLLEYNTDFNSRAEFLWSHGLISDATYKSFNTICNFSQIIRQRWSDALTPGCSHVLSEALREISNFVDGYDVTLDVCLSTVSSQSAVLNKPQETEKIDVCVPEETVKYLNRKEVQEALHARLVGISRWTTCSSVLKYEMQNLETPTVPILGELVKSGIHVLVYSGDQDAAIPFIGTRTIVNKLAKQLGLNTTVPYSVWFEERQVAGWTQVYGDKLSYATIRGASHEAPFSQPERSLVLFSSFLGGGPLPEGLLSESAVRNNHINITWS from the exons atgCATCTGCAACTGGTGCCATGGCTTACCGCAGCAACACTCTGTGTAACACTGACCGGGATATGCTCAAGCTCGACGCTAAGCACCGTCTCAGATGCTGACAGAATCGTCAGCTTGCCGGGACAGCCCAAGGTTTGCTTCAGTCAGTATGCAGGGTACATCACTGTGCACAAGAAGCAGCAGAGAGATCTCTTCTATTACTTCGCCGAAGCCGAAGCCGACCCGCGTTCGAAGCCTCTTGTGCTTTGGCTCAATGGAG GGCCTGGTTGTTCATCCGTTGGAATCGGTGCTTTCAGCGAGCATGGACCGTTCAAGCCCAGTGGAGATGTGCTCCGGAAAAATGATTATAGCTGGAATAAAG AAGCAAACATGTTGTACCTGGAATCTCCTGCCGGAGTAGGTTTCTCCTACTCTGTCAATAACTCTTATTATATCTCTGTCGACGACAAGATGACAG CAAAAGACAATCTCGCATTCCTCCGCAACTGGTTCAAAAAATTCCCGGAATACAAGAACAGAGATTTATTCATCACAGGAGAGAGCTATGCAG GTCACTATGTTCCACAACTTGCAAAGCTCATCGTGCAGTCCAAGTTGTTCAATTTGAAGGGAATTGCC ATAGGAAATCCGCTTCTCGAGTACAATACCGATTTCAACTCACGGGCGGAGTTCTTATGGTCCCACGGATTGATATCAGATGCAACCTACAAAAGTTTCAACACAATATGCAACTTCTCCCAAATTATCAGACAAAGATGGAGCGACGCCCTCACCCCTGGCTGCTCTCATGTCCTCAGCGAAGCACTGAGAGAAATAAGCAATTTCGTTGATGGGTACGATGTCACTCTTGATGTTTGTTTGTCGACAGTTTCTTCACAATCCGCGGTTCTGAATAAGCCG CAAGAAACAGAGAAGATAGATGTATGTGTGCCAGAGGAAACCGTGAAGTACTTGAACAGGAAAGAAGTGCAGGAGGCTCTACATGCCCGGCTTGTCGGAATCTCTAGATGGACAACTTGCAGCAG TGTTCTCAAATATGAAATGCAAAATCTGGAGACACCGACGGTTCCGATTCTGGGGGAGCTAGTGAAGTCAGGAATCCACGTTTTAGTTTACAG CGGGGATCAAGATGCTGCTATTCCATTCATCGGAACGAGGACTATAGTGAACAAGTTAGCAAAGCAATTGGGACTGAACACAACCGTGCCTTATAGTGTCTGGTTCGAGGAAAGACAG GTTGCTGGGTGGACACAAGTGTATGGAGATAAATTATCATACGCGACGATCAGAGGGGCCTCTCATGAAGCCCCATTTTCGCAGCCGGAGAGATCGCTGGTGTTGTTCAGCTCATTTCTGGGAGGGGGCCCATTGCCAGAAGGGCTCTTGTCCGAGTCTGCTGTCAGAAATAACCATATTAATATCACGTGGTCCTAA
- the LOC115732196 gene encoding serine carboxypeptidase-like 45 isoform X1 yields the protein MHLQLVPWLTAATLCVTLTGICSSSTLSTVSDADRIVSLPGQPKVCFSQYAGYITVHKKQQRDLFYYFAEAEADPRSKPLVLWLNGGPGCSSVGIGAFSEHGPFKPSGDVLRKNDYSWNKEANMLYLESPAGVGFSYSVNNSYYISVDDKMTAKDNLAFLRNWFKKFPEYKNRDLFITGESYAGHYVPQLAKLIVQSKLFNLKGIAIGNPLLEYNTDFNSRAEFLWSHGLISDATYKSFNTICNFSQIIRQRWSDALTPGCSHVLSEALREISNFVDGYDVTLDVCLSTVSSQSAVLNKPVSLLIHSDVLFYLCLLQPFELFGLCFFQQETEKIDVCVPEETVKYLNRKEVQEALHARLVGISRWTTCSSVLKYEMQNLETPTVPILGELVKSGIHVLVYSGDQDAAIPFIGTRTIVNKLAKQLGLNTTVPYSVWFEERQVAGWTQVYGDKLSYATIRGASHEAPFSQPERSLVLFSSFLGGGPLPEGLLSESAVRNNHINITWS from the exons atgCATCTGCAACTGGTGCCATGGCTTACCGCAGCAACACTCTGTGTAACACTGACCGGGATATGCTCAAGCTCGACGCTAAGCACCGTCTCAGATGCTGACAGAATCGTCAGCTTGCCGGGACAGCCCAAGGTTTGCTTCAGTCAGTATGCAGGGTACATCACTGTGCACAAGAAGCAGCAGAGAGATCTCTTCTATTACTTCGCCGAAGCCGAAGCCGACCCGCGTTCGAAGCCTCTTGTGCTTTGGCTCAATGGAG GGCCTGGTTGTTCATCCGTTGGAATCGGTGCTTTCAGCGAGCATGGACCGTTCAAGCCCAGTGGAGATGTGCTCCGGAAAAATGATTATAGCTGGAATAAAG AAGCAAACATGTTGTACCTGGAATCTCCTGCCGGAGTAGGTTTCTCCTACTCTGTCAATAACTCTTATTATATCTCTGTCGACGACAAGATGACAG CAAAAGACAATCTCGCATTCCTCCGCAACTGGTTCAAAAAATTCCCGGAATACAAGAACAGAGATTTATTCATCACAGGAGAGAGCTATGCAG GTCACTATGTTCCACAACTTGCAAAGCTCATCGTGCAGTCCAAGTTGTTCAATTTGAAGGGAATTGCC ATAGGAAATCCGCTTCTCGAGTACAATACCGATTTCAACTCACGGGCGGAGTTCTTATGGTCCCACGGATTGATATCAGATGCAACCTACAAAAGTTTCAACACAATATGCAACTTCTCCCAAATTATCAGACAAAGATGGAGCGACGCCCTCACCCCTGGCTGCTCTCATGTCCTCAGCGAAGCACTGAGAGAAATAAGCAATTTCGTTGATGGGTACGATGTCACTCTTGATGTTTGTTTGTCGACAGTTTCTTCACAATCCGCGGTTCTGAATAAGCCGGTGAGCCTCTTAATCCATTCTGATGTACTATTTTATTTATGCCTCTTGCAACCTTTTGAACTTTTCGGGTTATGCTTTTTCCAGCAAGAAACAGAGAAGATAGATGTATGTGTGCCAGAGGAAACCGTGAAGTACTTGAACAGGAAAGAAGTGCAGGAGGCTCTACATGCCCGGCTTGTCGGAATCTCTAGATGGACAACTTGCAGCAG TGTTCTCAAATATGAAATGCAAAATCTGGAGACACCGACGGTTCCGATTCTGGGGGAGCTAGTGAAGTCAGGAATCCACGTTTTAGTTTACAG CGGGGATCAAGATGCTGCTATTCCATTCATCGGAACGAGGACTATAGTGAACAAGTTAGCAAAGCAATTGGGACTGAACACAACCGTGCCTTATAGTGTCTGGTTCGAGGAAAGACAG GTTGCTGGGTGGACACAAGTGTATGGAGATAAATTATCATACGCGACGATCAGAGGGGCCTCTCATGAAGCCCCATTTTCGCAGCCGGAGAGATCGCTGGTGTTGTTCAGCTCATTTCTGGGAGGGGGCCCATTGCCAGAAGGGCTCTTGTCCGAGTCTGCTGTCAGAAATAACCATATTAATATCACGTGGTCCTAA
- the LOC115730607 gene encoding hydroxymethylglutaryl-CoA lyase, mitochondrial-like isoform X2 — protein sequence MLTQRTLDKTSRGGAFFGRKVVSLKANMRGAFPFVSASSTQGDMLERFSSSSSASTANEVGAEDRSLEGSIGYSRNSIKDTQYLGVGTQTIVIGVRYSMKHVEVSVGILRLQMTSMFVMLGVSQLVIIPAIVLRRTQGRLLLGSIPRYVKIVEVGPRDGLQNEKEIVPTKVKVELIKMLVSSGLPVVEATSFVSPKWVPQLGDAKDVMEAIRNFEGARFPVLTPNLKGFEAAVAAGAKEVAVFASASESFSKSNINCSIEESLKRYHDVSLAAEKASVPIRGYISCVAGCPVEGKVPPMKVAYVAEKLYDMGCSEISLGDTIGVGTPGSVVPMLEAVMNVVPVDKLAVHFHDTYGQALSNILASLQMGIATVDSSVAGLGGCPYAKGASGNVATEDVVYMLDGIGVTTNVDLGKVMLAGDFICKHLGRPSRSKTATALRTSTAHVSKL from the exons ATGCTAACGCAGAGGACTTTGGATAAGACTTCGCGGGGCGGCGCATTCTTTGGTCGTAAGGTAGTTTCGCTGAAGGCCAACATGAGAGGGGCTTTTCCGTTTGTCAGTGCATCGAGCACTCAAGGTGATATGCTGGAGAGGTTCTCTTCCAGCTCTAGCGCATCCACGGCCAATGAAGTCGGAGCTGAAGATCGCTCTCTCGAGGGTAGCATTGGCTATTCGCGGAACAGCA TCAAGGATACTCAGTACCTCGGAGTAGGTACGCAAACAATCGTTATCGGGGTACGTTATTCAATGAAACATGTGGAAGTTTCGGTTGGGATCTTAAGGCTGCAAATGACGTCAATGTTTGTGATGCTCGGTGTTTCTCAACTCGTGATTATACCAGCCATTGTGTTGAGAAGAACACAAGGGAGGTTG CTTTTAGGAAGCATTCCAAGGTATGTGAAGATCGTAGAAGTTGGTCCAAGGGATGGATTGCAAAATGAGAAGGAGATTGTGCCTACTAAAGTAAAGGTTGAGTTGATAAAAATGCTAGTCTCTTCAGGTTTGCCTGTTGTTGAGGCCACGAGTTTTGTCTCACCAAAATGGGTGCCACAG CTAGGAGATGCAAAGGATGTTATGGAAGCAATTCGAAattttgaaggtgctagatTTCCTGTGTTAACTCCTAATCTTAAA GGATTTGAAGCTGCAGTTGCAGCAGGAGCCAAGGAAGTGGCCGTCTTTGCTTCCGCTTCAGAATCTTTCTCCAAGTCAAATATAAATTGCAGCATAGAGGAGAGTCTTAAACGTTACCATGATGTTTCTCTTGCAGCTGAGAAGGCGTCAGTTCCTATCCGTGG ATACATATCATGTGTTGCGGGGTGTCCAGTGGAAGGGAAGGTACCTCCAATGAAAGTCGCATATGTGGCAGAAAAGCTTTATGATATGGGTTGCTCTGAAATATCTCTTGGAGATACGATCGGCGTTGGTACTCCTG GTTCCGTGGTCCCAATGCTTGAAGCTGTTATGAATGTCGTCCCTGTTGATAAGCTAGCTGTTCATTTTCATGATACTTATGGACAGGCTCTTTCAAATATTTTAGCATCCTTACAG ATGGGTATTGCAACAGTAGATTCATCGGTCGCTGGCCTTGGGGGTTGTCCATATGCTAAAGGTGCATCTGGTAATGTTGCAACGGAGGATGTTGTTTACATGCTAGATGGAATTGGAGTGACGACCAATGTGGACCTCGGAAAGGTCATGTTAGCTGGGGATTTCATCTGTAAGCATCTGGGACGTCCATCACGTTCGAAGACCGCAACTGCCCTGAGAACAAGCACAGCTCACGTGTCTAAGCTTTGA
- the LOC115730625 gene encoding 3-oxoacyl-[acyl-carrier-protein] reductase FabG-like encodes MDSPAVDHLEPWRDLRNKVVMVTGASSGLGRESCLDLARAGCRIVAAARRVDRLKSLCDEIDGLGSPPGRRAVAVELDITAGGAAVESSVRRAWDAFGHIDALINNAGVRGSVKSPLDLSEEEWNDIVKTNLTGSWLVSKYVCIRMRDAHQGGSIINISSIAGLHRGQLPGGVAYASSKAGLNTMTKVMALELGAHKIRVNSISPGLFKSEITESLMQRDWLNNVAERTVPLRTFGTSDPALTTLIRYLIHDSSEYVTGNIFIVDAGATLPGVPIFSSL; translated from the exons CCGCAACAAGGTGGTGATGGTCACCGGCGCCTCCTCGGGCCTCGGCCGCGAGTCCTGCCTCGACCTGGCCAGAGCCGGCTGCCGCATCGTCGCCGCCGCGCGCCGCGTCGATCGGCTCAAGTCCCTCTGCGACGAGATCGACGGCCTCGGCTCGCCCCCGGGCCGGAGAGCCGTGGCCGTGGAGCTCGACATCACGGCCGGCGGAGCCGCCGTTGAGAGTTCCGTGAGGAGGGCTTGGGATGCGTTCGGGCATATCGATGCGCTGATCAACAACGCTGGGGTCCGAG GATCTGTAAAATCTCCACTAGATTTGTCTGAGGAGGAATGGAATGATATCGTCAAGACAAACCTGACAGGATCATGGCTGGTGTCAAAATATGTTTGCATACGCATGCGTGATGCTCACCAGGGAGGATCCATTATCAATATTTCCTCTATCGCTGGTCTTCATCGAGGACAACTTCCCGGGGGCGTTGCATATGCTTCTTCAAAGGCAGGCCTAAATACCATGACAAAG GTCATGGCCTTGGAACTTGGGGCGCACAAAATCAGAGTGAACTCAATTTCACCCGGACTTTTTAAATCGGAGATCACGGAAAGTCTCATGCAGAGAGACTGGCTGAATAATGTGGCTGAGAGAACCGTCCCTCTGAGAACATTTGGGACCTCCGATCCGGCTTTGACGACGCTCATCCGCTACTTGATTCACGACTCCTCGGAGTACGTCACGGGCAACATTTTCATCGTTGACGCGGGGGCCACCTTGCCAGGCGTCCCTATTTTCTCTTCACTATGA
- the LOC115730607 gene encoding hydroxymethylglutaryl-CoA lyase, mitochondrial-like isoform X3: MKSELKIALSRVALAIRGTAALKDTQYLGVGTQTIVIGVRYSMKHVEVSVGILRLQMTSMFVMLGVSQLVIIPAIVLRRTQGRLLLGSIPRYVKIVEVGPRDGLQNEKEIVPTKVKVELIKMLVSSGLPVVEATSFVSPKWVPQLGDAKDVMEAIRNFEGARFPVLTPNLKGFEAAVAAGAKEVAVFASASESFSKSNINCSIEESLKRYHDVSLAAEKASVPIRGYISCVAGCPVEGKVPPMKVAYVAEKLYDMGCSEISLGDTIGVGTPGSVVPMLEAVMNVVPVDKLAVHFHDTYGQALSNILASLQMGIATVDSSVAGLGGCPYAKGASGNVATEDVVYMLDGIGVTTNVDLGKVMLAGDFICKHLGRPSRSKTATALRTSTAHVSKL, encoded by the exons ATGAAGTCGGAGCTGAAGATCGCTCTCTCGAGGGTAGCATTGGCTATTCGCGGAACAGCAGCGC TCAAGGATACTCAGTACCTCGGAGTAGGTACGCAAACAATCGTTATCGGGGTACGTTATTCAATGAAACATGTGGAAGTTTCGGTTGGGATCTTAAGGCTGCAAATGACGTCAATGTTTGTGATGCTCGGTGTTTCTCAACTCGTGATTATACCAGCCATTGTGTTGAGAAGAACACAAGGGAGGTTG CTTTTAGGAAGCATTCCAAGGTATGTGAAGATCGTAGAAGTTGGTCCAAGGGATGGATTGCAAAATGAGAAGGAGATTGTGCCTACTAAAGTAAAGGTTGAGTTGATAAAAATGCTAGTCTCTTCAGGTTTGCCTGTTGTTGAGGCCACGAGTTTTGTCTCACCAAAATGGGTGCCACAG CTAGGAGATGCAAAGGATGTTATGGAAGCAATTCGAAattttgaaggtgctagatTTCCTGTGTTAACTCCTAATCTTAAA GGATTTGAAGCTGCAGTTGCAGCAGGAGCCAAGGAAGTGGCCGTCTTTGCTTCCGCTTCAGAATCTTTCTCCAAGTCAAATATAAATTGCAGCATAGAGGAGAGTCTTAAACGTTACCATGATGTTTCTCTTGCAGCTGAGAAGGCGTCAGTTCCTATCCGTGG ATACATATCATGTGTTGCGGGGTGTCCAGTGGAAGGGAAGGTACCTCCAATGAAAGTCGCATATGTGGCAGAAAAGCTTTATGATATGGGTTGCTCTGAAATATCTCTTGGAGATACGATCGGCGTTGGTACTCCTG GTTCCGTGGTCCCAATGCTTGAAGCTGTTATGAATGTCGTCCCTGTTGATAAGCTAGCTGTTCATTTTCATGATACTTATGGACAGGCTCTTTCAAATATTTTAGCATCCTTACAG ATGGGTATTGCAACAGTAGATTCATCGGTCGCTGGCCTTGGGGGTTGTCCATATGCTAAAGGTGCATCTGGTAATGTTGCAACGGAGGATGTTGTTTACATGCTAGATGGAATTGGAGTGACGACCAATGTGGACCTCGGAAAGGTCATGTTAGCTGGGGATTTCATCTGTAAGCATCTGGGACGTCCATCACGTTCGAAGACCGCAACTGCCCTGAGAACAAGCACAGCTCACGTGTCTAAGCTTTGA
- the LOC115730607 gene encoding hydroxymethylglutaryl-CoA lyase, mitochondrial-like isoform X1 gives MLTQRTLDKTSRGGAFFGRKVVSLKANMRGAFPFVSASSTQGDMLERFSSSSSASTANEVGAEDRSLEGSIGYSRNSSAQGYSVPRSRYANNRYRGTLFNETCGSFGWDLKAANDVNVCDARCFSTRDYTSHCVEKNTREVGKLLGSIPRYVKIVEVGPRDGLQNEKEIVPTKVKVELIKMLVSSGLPVVEATSFVSPKWVPQLGDAKDVMEAIRNFEGARFPVLTPNLKGFEAAVAAGAKEVAVFASASESFSKSNINCSIEESLKRYHDVSLAAEKASVPIRGYISCVAGCPVEGKVPPMKVAYVAEKLYDMGCSEISLGDTIGVGTPGSVVPMLEAVMNVVPVDKLAVHFHDTYGQALSNILASLQMGIATVDSSVAGLGGCPYAKGASGNVATEDVVYMLDGIGVTTNVDLGKVMLAGDFICKHLGRPSRSKTATALRTSTAHVSKL, from the exons ATGCTAACGCAGAGGACTTTGGATAAGACTTCGCGGGGCGGCGCATTCTTTGGTCGTAAGGTAGTTTCGCTGAAGGCCAACATGAGAGGGGCTTTTCCGTTTGTCAGTGCATCGAGCACTCAAGGTGATATGCTGGAGAGGTTCTCTTCCAGCTCTAGCGCATCCACGGCCAATGAAGTCGGAGCTGAAGATCGCTCTCTCGAGGGTAGCATTGGCTATTCGCGGAACAGCAGCGC TCAAGGATACTCAGTACCTCGGAGTAGGTACGCAAACAATCGTTATCGGGGTACGTTATTCAATGAAACATGTGGAAGTTTCGGTTGGGATCTTAAGGCTGCAAATGACGTCAATGTTTGTGATGCTCGGTGTTTCTCAACTCGTGATTATACCAGCCATTGTGTTGAGAAGAACACAAGGGAGGTTGGTAAG CTTTTAGGAAGCATTCCAAGGTATGTGAAGATCGTAGAAGTTGGTCCAAGGGATGGATTGCAAAATGAGAAGGAGATTGTGCCTACTAAAGTAAAGGTTGAGTTGATAAAAATGCTAGTCTCTTCAGGTTTGCCTGTTGTTGAGGCCACGAGTTTTGTCTCACCAAAATGGGTGCCACAG CTAGGAGATGCAAAGGATGTTATGGAAGCAATTCGAAattttgaaggtgctagatTTCCTGTGTTAACTCCTAATCTTAAA GGATTTGAAGCTGCAGTTGCAGCAGGAGCCAAGGAAGTGGCCGTCTTTGCTTCCGCTTCAGAATCTTTCTCCAAGTCAAATATAAATTGCAGCATAGAGGAGAGTCTTAAACGTTACCATGATGTTTCTCTTGCAGCTGAGAAGGCGTCAGTTCCTATCCGTGG ATACATATCATGTGTTGCGGGGTGTCCAGTGGAAGGGAAGGTACCTCCAATGAAAGTCGCATATGTGGCAGAAAAGCTTTATGATATGGGTTGCTCTGAAATATCTCTTGGAGATACGATCGGCGTTGGTACTCCTG GTTCCGTGGTCCCAATGCTTGAAGCTGTTATGAATGTCGTCCCTGTTGATAAGCTAGCTGTTCATTTTCATGATACTTATGGACAGGCTCTTTCAAATATTTTAGCATCCTTACAG ATGGGTATTGCAACAGTAGATTCATCGGTCGCTGGCCTTGGGGGTTGTCCATATGCTAAAGGTGCATCTGGTAATGTTGCAACGGAGGATGTTGTTTACATGCTAGATGGAATTGGAGTGACGACCAATGTGGACCTCGGAAAGGTCATGTTAGCTGGGGATTTCATCTGTAAGCATCTGGGACGTCCATCACGTTCGAAGACCGCAACTGCCCTGAGAACAAGCACAGCTCACGTGTCTAAGCTTTGA